In Chitinivibrionales bacterium, one genomic interval encodes:
- a CDS encoding RNA polymerase sigma factor, whose amino-acid sequence MPQTSDYTTRARSDGTEGAMQDTRLLLQQCLKNDRRAQRELFNCYKHKVHDLVYKSLGPKFDTDDVLQQVFIELFKSLAYFKGDSSLDTWVYRIGAKVCTTQLRKKYRKRQPQVVYDTEQMEAEADPSANGPSADLEQRELEASIYDALDKLDAEKRMTVVMYEMEGRSLEEIAEMSNIPLGTVKSRLFHGRKTLEKLLKRHVEH is encoded by the coding sequence ATGCCCCAAACCAGCGACTATACCACTAGAGCCAGAAGTGACGGCACCGAGGGCGCGATGCAGGACACGAGGCTGCTTTTGCAGCAATGCTTGAAGAACGATCGCAGGGCCCAGCGGGAGCTGTTCAACTGCTACAAGCACAAGGTGCATGACTTGGTATATAAGTCGCTCGGGCCGAAATTCGACACCGACGACGTGCTGCAGCAGGTGTTCATTGAGCTGTTCAAGAGCCTTGCATACTTCAAGGGCGACTCGTCGCTTGACACATGGGTGTACCGGATCGGCGCGAAAGTATGCACGACGCAGCTGCGCAAAAAATACCGCAAGCGGCAGCCCCAGGTGGTGTACGATACGGAGCAGATGGAGGCCGAAGCGGACCCCAGCGCAAACGGTCCCTCGGCCGACCTAGAGCAGCGGGAGCTGGAGGCCTCGATCTACGATGCGCTTGACAAGCTGGACGCTGAGAAACGGATGACCGTGGTGATGTACGAAATGGAAGGACGATCGCTGGAGGAGATTGCCGAGATGTCGAACATTCCGCTGGGAACGGTGAAATCGCGGCTGTTCCACGGAAGAAAGACGCTCGAGAAACTCCTTAAGCGGCATGTGGAACATTAA
- a CDS encoding PEGA domain-containing protein — MSNPGTNKDNLSEGRLGELLRRVRVPAKTDNEWQRLENDLFVRLDEKPAARQYFGLSFRLPHLNVAWAAAAGLVLLIAGAGVTIALLNGSSATSLASIMSVRGSASVTWGGMGTAQTVTSGETGAFARKAPLGTVIAVPAGNGSAVIRLGRGSALELFAGSRLVIRKSNESQQICFLSKGSVLVKVTKREGGERFEVQTPCASCRVVGTVFKVEAFDRSKTALSVYQGKVLLMPSDGVEGSDTLVETGRQLTVSRDVGPVGRRLSGMSAPIHEISVLGMLAGQDAETGVLDITSNPDGAMVLINGTMSGKTPFMVKVRKGGDYAIAVYADGYSPWETSVRVDRDLVCAVHAPLSAAVSASQPQPAPAKKVAALPVSLRQQGETELALIPDYIEALVDISSGEYQRALHIFDSLWSSGIVDLKGRMCLMEKVNACYQKLGDFAKASEALEDKYQKAETPQDKGQLLWQMATMRANCLGDYQGAEMALVEFLIVQPNAIWAHSAYSKLAEIQYYLGKYENAAETYKKHITTFPDDPDIDRSMYNLACILGQDLNRCEKAALWYSRLIDSFHASKYRAAAFFRRAECELATGKVEEAQRDFKTYLSLAPDGIWRETCMADLKKFSAM, encoded by the coding sequence ATGTCGAATCCGGGAACAAACAAAGACAACCTTTCTGAAGGCCGGCTTGGCGAGCTTTTGAGAAGGGTGCGGGTGCCTGCCAAAACGGACAACGAGTGGCAGCGGCTCGAAAACGACCTGTTTGTCCGGCTCGATGAAAAACCAGCGGCCCGGCAATACTTCGGCCTTTCTTTCCGGTTGCCTCATTTGAATGTTGCATGGGCCGCGGCTGCCGGCCTTGTTCTTTTGATCGCCGGCGCAGGCGTTACCATTGCCCTGCTCAACGGAAGCTCCGCCACTTCCCTGGCAAGCATCATGAGCGTACGCGGCAGCGCAAGCGTCACCTGGGGCGGCATGGGCACGGCCCAAACCGTGACTTCCGGTGAAACAGGAGCCTTTGCCAGAAAAGCGCCGCTCGGCACCGTGATCGCCGTTCCCGCGGGCAACGGATCGGCCGTCATAAGGCTGGGCCGGGGAAGCGCGTTGGAATTATTCGCGGGTTCGCGGCTCGTGATCAGGAAATCAAACGAATCGCAGCAGATATGTTTTCTCTCAAAGGGCAGCGTGCTTGTTAAGGTGACAAAACGAGAAGGCGGCGAGCGGTTCGAGGTGCAGACCCCGTGCGCGTCATGCAGGGTCGTGGGCACTGTGTTCAAGGTGGAGGCGTTTGACCGGTCGAAAACCGCGCTGTCGGTGTATCAGGGAAAGGTCCTGCTCATGCCGTCGGACGGCGTGGAGGGGTCCGATACCCTGGTCGAGACCGGCCGCCAGCTCACCGTGAGCCGGGACGTGGGGCCCGTGGGACGCAGGCTTTCGGGAATGTCCGCGCCGATCCACGAGATCTCAGTGCTCGGCATGCTTGCGGGCCAGGACGCGGAAACCGGCGTGCTCGACATCACCTCCAACCCCGACGGCGCAATGGTCCTCATCAACGGCACCATGTCGGGGAAAACGCCGTTCATGGTCAAGGTACGCAAGGGCGGCGACTATGCCATCGCAGTCTATGCCGACGGTTATTCGCCGTGGGAAACCAGCGTCAGGGTTGACCGCGACCTCGTCTGCGCGGTGCACGCTCCCCTTTCCGCCGCGGTCTCGGCGTCTCAGCCGCAGCCTGCGCCGGCCAAGAAAGTCGCGGCGCTTCCCGTCTCGCTGCGACAGCAAGGTGAAACCGAGCTCGCGCTCATTCCGGACTACATCGAGGCGCTCGTTGACATTTCGAGCGGCGAATACCAGCGCGCCCTCCACATCTTCGATTCGCTCTGGTCAAGCGGCATCGTCGACCTCAAGGGCAGGATGTGCCTCATGGAAAAGGTGAACGCCTGTTACCAGAAGCTCGGAGACTTCGCCAAGGCCTCGGAGGCGCTCGAGGACAAGTATCAGAAGGCCGAAACGCCGCAGGACAAGGGGCAGCTCCTGTGGCAGATGGCCACCATGCGCGCCAACTGCCTGGGCGATTACCAGGGGGCCGAAATGGCGCTGGTGGAATTCCTTATTGTCCAGCCCAACGCGATCTGGGCGCACAGCGCGTACAGCAAGCTCGCCGAAATCCAGTATTACCTCGGCAAATACGAAAACGCGGCGGAGACCTATAAAAAACACATCACAACGTTTCCGGACGACCCTGACATCGACAGGTCCATGTACAATCTTGCCTGTATCCTGGGTCAGGACTTGAATAGGTGCGAGAAAGCGGCGCTCTGGTATTCGCGGCTCATTGACTCCTTCCATGCCAGCAAGTACCGTGCAGCCGCTTTCTTCCGCCGCGCCGAATGCGAGCTTGCCACGGGCAAGGTGGAGGAAGCACAGAGGGATTTTAAAACATATCTGTCACTGGCGCCGGACGGGATTTGGCGCGAGACATGCATGGCGGATTTGAAAAAATTCAGTGCTATGTGA
- the queF gene encoding preQ(1) synthase translates to MTLLENALGKNSFPRIDTFPCPCKKGAASGVIRIIFPEFTCVCPKTGYPDFASIDVYYLPAKTCIELKSWKLYLNSFRMIGSFHETVTAHLFTTLRRILSPKWLLVAGDFFPRGNVNTTVMFESGKRPAAAKFLIKKYKSRARGFGKTS, encoded by the coding sequence ATGACCCTCCTGGAAAACGCGCTGGGGAAAAACTCTTTTCCGCGGATCGACACCTTTCCGTGCCCGTGCAAAAAAGGGGCGGCATCGGGAGTGATCCGCATCATTTTTCCTGAGTTCACCTGCGTGTGCCCAAAAACGGGATATCCAGACTTTGCTTCCATAGATGTGTACTATCTTCCCGCAAAAACTTGCATCGAACTCAAATCGTGGAAATTGTATCTCAACTCGTTCCGCATGATCGGCTCGTTCCACGAGACCGTGACCGCCCATTTATTTACCACGCTCAGGCGCATTCTCTCGCCGAAATGGCTGCTTGTGGCCGGCGATTTTTTTCCGCGGGGAAATGTGAATACGACGGTGATGTTTGAATCAGGCAAAAGACCGGCCGCGGCAAAATTCCTTATAAAAAAGTACAAATCCCGCGCCAGAGGTTTTGGAAAGACGAGTTAA